Proteins encoded together in one Sylvia atricapilla isolate bSylAtr1 chromosome 2, bSylAtr1.pri, whole genome shotgun sequence window:
- the SIM2 gene encoding single-minded homolog 2, whose protein sequence is MNRNSGCIYEESVIHCSGYLKIRQYMLDMSLYDSCYQIVGLVAVGQSLPPSAITEIKLHSNMFMFRASLDLKLIFLDSRVTELTGYEPQDLIEKTLYHHVHGCDVFHLRYAHHLLLVKGQVTTKYYRLLSKQGGWVWVQSYATIVHNSRSSRPHCIVSVNYVLTDIEYKELQLSLDQVTISKSQFSCRNSVPTSQETRKIVKPKSNKMKAKLRTTPYPPQQYSSFQADKLECSQVGSWRSSPAASAAALQEQNFHSESSSSELLYAPPYSLPFSYHYGHFPVDSHVFGGKKQMLPGKFGQAQGAPCEVARFFLGALQTNGECQWHYANPLVPSSQSPSKNLPEQPVNIIRHNLAQGYEVPLSHRRYNQDVLPDAFPSCTAPGRYKEELYDSAILKHNKTEPSRLQPHSHLIKEENKLPFHRDLPEKMAINDGSFPTNPLLPKSECCQAKAVGQLSHLLPSVYEQGRRICVKEPKFGHVTHPLEEQEGGQRMSSKLDHEAEGLMDVRPPGQVPFVLLNYHHVLAKHGAFQSSPGHGGESFPYGSEEVNAFVYKNQSPSSPESHKDSAALPHYIGTSVIIANGR, encoded by the exons atgaaCAGGAATTCTGGCTGCATCTACGAGGAATCT GTGATCCACTGCAGTGGCTACCTGAAGATCCGCCAGTACATGTTGGACATGTCATTATATGACTCCTGTTACCAAATCGTGGGGCTGGTGGCCGTGGGTCAGTCTTTGCCTCCCAGTGCAATCACTGAGATCAAGCTCCACAGCAACATGTTTATGTTCAGGGCCAGTCTGGATTTAAAGCTGATCTTCCTCGATTCCAG GGTCACGGAATTAACTGGCTACGAACCCCAGGATCTGATAGAAAAAACCCTTTACCACCACGTCCACGGCTGTGACGTTTTCCACCTGCGATACGCCCACCACCTGT TGCTGGTGAAAGGCCAAGTGACCACCAAGTACTACAGGCTGCTGTCCAAGCAGGGAGGCTGGGTGTGGGTGCAGAGCTACGCCACCATCGTGCACAACAGCCGTTCGTCACGGCCTCACTGCATAGTGAGTGTCAATTATGTCCTTAC AGATATTGAGTACAAGGAACTTCAGTTGTCACTGGACCAGGTTACCATTTCCAAGTCACAGTTTTCATGCAGAAACTCAGTACCTACCTCGcaggaaacaaggaaaatagTAAAACCcaaaagtaataaaatgaaggcaaaactcagaacaaCACCTTACCCTCCACAG CAATACAGCTCGTTCCAAGCGGACAAACTGGAATGCAGCCAGGTGGGGAGCTGGCGCTCCAGCCCCgccgccagcgccgccgcccTGCAGGAACAGAACTTCCattcagagagcagcagcagcgagcTCCTCTACGCCCCTCCCTACAGCCTGCCCTTCTCCTACCACTACGGACACTTCCCTGTGGATTCCCACGTCTTCGGCGGCAAGAAGCAAATGCTGCCAGGGAAATTCGGGCAGGCGCAAGGGGCTCCCTGCGAGGTGGCGCGGTTCTTCCTGGGCGCGCTGCAGACCAACGGCGAGTGCCAGTGGCATTACGCCAACCCCCTGGTGCCCAGCAGCCAGTCACCCTCCAAAAACCTCCCCGAGCAGCCGGTGAACATCATCAGGCACAACCTGGCACAGGGTTATGAAG TGCCGCTGTCACACAGGAGGTACAACCAGGACGTTTTGCCCGACGCCTTCCCCAGCTGCACGGCGCCCGGCAGGTACAAGGAGGAGCTCTACGACTCCGCCATCCTCAAACACAACAAGACAGAGCCCAGCAGGCTCCAGCCTCACTCCCACCTcatcaaagaggaaaacaagctgCCTTTTCACAGAGACCTGCCGGAAAAAATGGCCATCAACGACGGCTCCTTCCCCACCAACCCCTTGCTGCCCAAATCCGAGTGCTGCCAGGCCAAGGCCGTGGGACAGCTCAGCCACCTGCTGCCCTCGGTTTatgagcagggcaggaggattTGTGTCAAAGAGCCCAAATTCGGGCACGTCACCCACcccctggaggagcaggagggcgGCCAGAGGATGAGCTCCAAGCTGGACCACGAGGCCGAAGGGCTGATGGATGTCAGGCCACCGGGGCAAGTCCCCTTCGTGCTCCTCAACTACCACCACGTGCTGGCCAAGCACGGCGCTTTCCAAAGCTCCCCGGGACACGGGGGAGAGAGCTTCCCCTACGGATCCGAGGAGGTGAACGCCTTCGTTTACAAAAACCAAAGCCCTTCCTCCCCGGAGAGCCACAAGGACTCGGCCGCGCTGCCCCATTACATCGGGACTTCCGTCATCATCGCCAACGGCAGGTGA